One Streptomyces sp. NBC_00654 genomic window carries:
- a CDS encoding alpha/beta fold hydrolase, which translates to MIDQAEFPEPTLIQVNGVELEVFEAGRENKGKPIVLCHGWPEHAITWRRQMPVLAAAGYHVIAPNQRGYGNSSRPAEVTDYDIEHLTGDLVALLDHYGYEDATFVGHDWGAFVVWSLAQLHPDRVNKLINLSLPYMERGETPWIEVMETFLGGDFYFVHFNRQPGVADAVFDANPSQFIRNLYRKNVPPAPPEPGMAFINLAKAETPLGEPAMTESDLAVIVSAFETSGFTGGINWYRNLDRNWHQLADADPIIKQPTLMIYGDRDFAVPRFERLAEFVPNVEVVGLDCGHWIQGEMPEETNRVISEWLDRQG; encoded by the coding sequence GTGATCGATCAAGCAGAATTTCCCGAGCCCACCCTCATCCAGGTCAACGGTGTGGAGCTGGAAGTCTTCGAAGCAGGCCGGGAAAACAAGGGAAAGCCCATCGTGCTCTGCCACGGCTGGCCGGAGCACGCCATCACCTGGCGTCGCCAGATGCCCGTCCTCGCCGCAGCCGGCTACCACGTCATCGCTCCGAACCAGCGGGGATATGGCAACTCATCCCGCCCGGCCGAGGTGACGGACTACGACATCGAACACCTGACGGGCGACCTCGTCGCGCTCCTGGACCACTATGGCTACGAGGACGCCACCTTCGTCGGCCACGACTGGGGTGCGTTCGTCGTCTGGAGCCTGGCCCAGTTGCACCCCGACCGGGTGAACAAGCTGATCAACCTGAGCCTGCCGTACATGGAACGCGGAGAAACGCCGTGGATCGAGGTCATGGAAACCTTCCTCGGCGGTGACTTCTACTTCGTCCACTTCAACCGGCAGCCGGGCGTCGCGGACGCCGTGTTCGATGCCAACCCCTCCCAGTTCATCCGCAACCTCTACCGGAAGAACGTGCCCCCCGCGCCCCCTGAGCCGGGCATGGCATTCATCAATCTCGCCAAGGCGGAAACACCACTCGGTGAACCCGCTATGACCGAGAGTGACCTGGCCGTCATCGTCTCCGCGTTCGAGACGTCGGGATTCACCGGCGGCATCAACTGGTACAGGAACCTCGACCGCAACTGGCACCAGCTGGCGGACGCGGACCCGATCATCAAGCAGCCCACCCTCATGATCTACGGCGACCGGGACTTCGCGGTCCCGAGGTTCGAAAGACTGGCAGAGTTCGTGCCCAACGTGGAAGTGGTCGGCCTGGACTGCGGTCACTGGATCCAGGGGGAAATGCCCGAAGAAACCAACCGCGTGATTTCAGAATGGCTGGACCGGCAGGGCTAG
- a CDS encoding YafY family protein, producing the protein MRSDRLVAILLLLQRREQVTAAEVSRELDVSERTARRDLDALAMAGVPVYSVQGRGGGWRLVGGARTDLSGLTASEARALFLALGPASDATPAMKAALRKLVHALPKPFQVQAETAAASLVVDPQRWGASRIEHRPPRFLDELQDAVISGVQVSLGYVDSKGAETRRTVHPLGIVAKGPVWYLVSNTETGRRVFRIDRVSSADPTGDPVHRPGDFDLAESWNEIAKEVDRKRTPLEVQAVCTPDGIGILRMALGDRLDVGGSTTDGRIEVVIRGPNEYMLAGELSGLVEWVEVTGPPGVRDHLASIGNALVERYGRPRTSGDLHPS; encoded by the coding sequence ATGCGATCCGATCGGCTGGTGGCCATACTCCTCTTGCTCCAACGGCGCGAGCAGGTGACAGCCGCGGAGGTCTCCCGAGAGCTGGACGTCTCCGAGCGCACCGCCCGCCGTGACCTCGACGCCCTGGCCATGGCCGGGGTGCCCGTGTACTCCGTGCAGGGCCGAGGCGGCGGCTGGCGCCTGGTGGGCGGTGCTCGTACCGACCTGTCCGGGTTGACCGCCAGCGAGGCACGCGCCCTGTTCCTGGCTCTCGGTCCGGCCTCGGATGCAACGCCGGCGATGAAAGCAGCTCTGCGCAAGCTCGTCCATGCGCTACCGAAGCCCTTCCAGGTGCAGGCCGAGACAGCGGCGGCGTCGCTGGTCGTAGACCCGCAGCGATGGGGGGCGAGCCGGATCGAGCACCGGCCGCCTCGCTTCCTCGACGAACTCCAGGACGCGGTGATCAGCGGCGTCCAAGTGTCGCTCGGCTACGTCGACAGCAAAGGCGCCGAAACCCGGAGAACCGTCCACCCGCTGGGCATCGTCGCCAAAGGTCCTGTGTGGTACCTCGTCTCCAACACCGAGACCGGCCGACGGGTCTTCCGGATCGACCGCGTGTCGTCCGCCGACCCGACCGGCGACCCTGTGCACCGACCCGGGGACTTCGACCTTGCCGAGAGCTGGAATGAGATCGCCAAAGAGGTCGATCGCAAACGAACGCCGCTGGAGGTCCAGGCGGTATGCACACCCGACGGGATAGGCATACTCCGGATGGCGCTCGGCGACCGGCTCGACGTGGGAGGTTCCACGACCGATGGCCGCATCGAGGTCGTGATCCGCGGCCCCAATGAGTACATGCTCGCCGGCGAGCTCTCCGGGCTGGTCGAATGGGTCGAGGTGACCGGCCCTCCGGGTGTCCGAGACCACCTGGCCTCGATCGGCAACGCCCTCGTCGAACGATACGGCCGGCCGCGCACCAGCGGAGACCTCCACCCTTCTTGA
- a CDS encoding YdeI family protein has protein sequence MEPIFFSSPEEFRDWLEEHHATASECRVGMWKKGTGKPTLSWSEAVDQALCYGWIDGRQSPIDDFSWTIRFTPRRPRSNWSLVNLRKLEELTAQGLMRPAGIAVFEARDRDREEKPVLEFEAAQLARFQAEPRAWEWFSGQAPSYRKQAVHHVTSAKLDETRERRLDQLIADSLEGVRLKPFRRPGS, from the coding sequence ATGGAGCCAATCTTCTTCTCAAGTCCTGAGGAGTTCCGGGACTGGCTGGAGGAGCACCACGCGACTGCCTCCGAATGCCGGGTGGGCATGTGGAAGAAGGGAACGGGCAAGCCCACGCTGAGCTGGTCGGAGGCGGTTGACCAGGCCCTGTGCTACGGCTGGATCGACGGCCGGCAGAGCCCGATCGACGACTTCTCCTGGACGATCCGTTTCACTCCGCGCAGGCCGCGCAGTAACTGGAGCCTGGTCAACCTCCGTAAGCTCGAGGAGCTGACCGCGCAGGGGCTCATGCGGCCGGCCGGCATCGCGGTGTTCGAAGCCCGTGACCGGGATCGCGAGGAGAAGCCGGTCTTGGAGTTCGAGGCGGCGCAGCTGGCTCGCTTCCAGGCGGAACCGCGGGCGTGGGAGTGGTTCAGCGGGCAGGCGCCGTCCTACCGCAAGCAGGCCGTCCACCATGTCACCAGTGCCAAGCTGGACGAGACTCGCGAGCGGCGGTTGGACCAGCTGATCGCCGACAGCCTGGAGGGGGTGCGGCTCAAACCGTTCCGGCGGCCTGGAAGCTGA
- a CDS encoding helicase associated domain-containing protein: MARAATPGTHLGAAERRTAGAARRTRCDTRRSCPRPGDSTRDERGGRGLSAPFRRGVAALAQYLQREGHERPVPRKHEEPVDIDGQEHVVKLGVFISNTKSRRNRLTPEQRQALTELGVQWAA, encoded by the coding sequence ATGGCTCGCGCAGCAACGCCGGGCACACACCTGGGCGCAGCTGAACGCCGTACAGCGGGAGCGGCTCGGCGGACTCGGTGTGACACCCGACGAAGCTGCCCCCGCCCCGGTGACAGCACGCGCGACGAAAGGGGCGGACGGGGGTTGTCGGCGCCGTTCCGACGGGGCGTCGCAGCCCTTGCGCAGTACCTCCAACGCGAAGGGCACGAACGGCCCGTCCCGAGGAAACACGAAGAACCCGTCGACATCGACGGCCAGGAGCACGTCGTGAAACTCGGCGTATTCATCAGCAACACCAAGAGCCGACGCAACCGGCTCACCCCCGAACAACGCCAGGCCCTCACCGAGCTCGGGGTGCAATGGGCGGCGTAG
- a CDS encoding tetratricopeptide repeat protein: protein MALFTENLSKDPFSEEAPADFLFHVRGVGGVGKSTLLRQWQEAARRADAVTAVVDENDVHGVQQALVELARQLTEQAGPCKEFDKAVEQFRREQAVQAEPTPVEGEASVSSRAVTQVALGAASLIPGAGVVTAMANPDVAAQGLDRLRSASRTRAQRRGSRGDETGLSRAFVGELERLCRRQRWVVLFFDTWEQTAQYLDGWLLSLLDEEFGPVPANVIVVMAGRDELTEREWAPLRDQVADVPLEVFTEAETRSLLTAREVTDPGVVEAVLQLSMGLPLLVELLALARPHTVEDVDAGGDLADVAVERFVQWITDPEKREAVRACALPLQLNEDIFAAAAGPGAEGLWEWLCGQPFVSGRGDYKHYHAVVRASMVGQQRIHSPQGWASAHLRLADTHAAWRAAAEERLPEAKRWRDAGWRRHRLDETYHRLCAHPVAYLTAALEDLVHAAGQDATVLRQWIETLEQAAQDTTDTALLSWAERLRDALTGDEPGLVCLRALLSHSHLSAESRSWASTYRGIRLDFCDRENDALAEFDRAIEHNARNSRAWARRGETHRWLGRYDQAITDLTAALELDPTYAWALGSRGQTHGETGRYDQAVADFTAALELNPTLTWVLASRGEIHRQLGRYDQAITDLTAALELNPTDAWALGRRGQTHSQFGWYNQAITDLTAALELNPTYGWALASRGETHRQLGRYDQAITDLTAALELNPTDAWALGYRGQTHRQADRYDQAVADFTAALELNPTLDWVLASRGEAHRQAGWYDQAITDLTAALELNPTYGWALASQGEAHRQAGRYDQAITDLTTALELNPTLASVLTSRGQAHRQAGHYGQAREDLERAVEANVGHRGYAFEKLMLDTVESGLEGCAERWHQLLASPVSTPEEDATRFFGLFQVLLLEPESSVVEATRLLLAGGPNHDATADLLRYLDELSALGDELANRARQCRRLIAEHTPG, encoded by the coding sequence TTGGCGCTGTTCACGGAGAATTTGTCGAAGGACCCTTTCTCCGAGGAGGCTCCGGCGGACTTTCTGTTCCATGTGCGCGGTGTAGGTGGTGTGGGGAAGTCCACGCTGCTGCGGCAGTGGCAGGAGGCGGCCAGGCGTGCGGACGCGGTGACGGCAGTGGTAGACGAGAACGACGTCCATGGGGTGCAGCAGGCCTTGGTCGAGCTGGCCCGACAGCTGACGGAGCAGGCGGGGCCGTGCAAGGAGTTCGACAAGGCGGTCGAGCAGTTCAGGCGGGAGCAGGCGGTTCAGGCTGAGCCGACGCCTGTGGAGGGTGAAGCGTCGGTATCGAGCCGGGCGGTGACACAGGTCGCGTTGGGAGCGGCGTCGTTGATCCCGGGGGCCGGCGTCGTGACGGCGATGGCGAATCCGGACGTTGCGGCCCAGGGGCTGGACCGGCTTAGGTCGGCGTCACGGACCCGTGCCCAGCGGCGCGGTAGCCGGGGTGACGAGACGGGGTTGAGCCGTGCTTTCGTCGGCGAGCTGGAGCGGTTGTGTCGTCGGCAGCGGTGGGTGGTGCTGTTCTTCGACACGTGGGAGCAGACCGCGCAGTACTTGGACGGGTGGCTGCTGAGTCTGCTGGACGAGGAGTTTGGTCCGGTGCCGGCGAACGTCATCGTCGTGATGGCGGGCCGTGACGAGCTGACGGAGCGGGAGTGGGCGCCGCTGCGGGATCAGGTCGCGGACGTGCCGTTGGAAGTCTTCACCGAGGCGGAGACACGCTCGCTGCTGACTGCGCGGGAGGTGACCGATCCGGGGGTGGTGGAAGCGGTGCTGCAGCTGTCGATGGGGCTTCCGCTGCTCGTCGAGCTCCTTGCTCTGGCCCGGCCGCACACGGTCGAGGACGTCGACGCGGGCGGAGACCTCGCCGATGTGGCCGTCGAGCGCTTCGTCCAGTGGATCACGGACCCGGAGAAGCGTGAGGCGGTGCGGGCATGCGCGCTGCCGTTGCAGCTGAACGAGGACATCTTCGCCGCCGCGGCAGGCCCAGGCGCAGAGGGGCTGTGGGAGTGGCTGTGTGGGCAGCCGTTCGTCAGTGGCCGTGGCGACTACAAGCACTACCATGCGGTAGTCCGCGCCAGCATGGTAGGCCAGCAGCGTATCCACTCCCCGCAGGGCTGGGCTTCGGCGCATCTGCGGCTCGCTGACACTCATGCCGCCTGGCGTGCCGCGGCCGAGGAACGGCTCCCCGAAGCCAAGCGCTGGAGAGACGCTGGATGGCGCCGGCACCGCCTCGACGAGACGTACCACCGGCTGTGCGCCCACCCGGTTGCGTACCTGACGGCCGCTCTGGAAGATCTCGTGCACGCTGCGGGTCAGGACGCCACCGTGCTGCGGCAGTGGATCGAGACCCTGGAACAGGCCGCGCAGGACACCACCGACACGGCCCTGCTCTCCTGGGCGGAGCGCCTTCGGGACGCGCTCACCGGCGACGAACCCGGTCTCGTGTGTCTTCGAGCCCTGCTGTCCCACAGCCATCTGAGTGCTGAAAGCAGAAGCTGGGCCTCCACGTATCGGGGCATCCGCCTCGACTTCTGCGACCGGGAGAACGATGCGCTCGCCGAGTTCGACCGGGCCATCGAGCACAACGCCCGCAACTCCCGTGCCTGGGCTCGTCGCGGGGAAACCCATCGATGGCTCGGCCGCTACGACCAGGCCATCACCGACCTCACCGCCGCACTCGAACTCGACCCCACCTACGCCTGGGCGCTGGGCAGCCGCGGCCAAACACACGGGGAAACCGGCCGGTACGACCAGGCCGTCGCAGACTTCACCGCCGCACTCGAACTCAACCCCACACTCACCTGGGTACTCGCGTCTCGTGGGGAGATACACCGGCAGCTAGGCCGGTACGACCAGGCCATCACCGACCTCACCGCCGCACTCGAACTCAACCCCACCGATGCCTGGGCACTGGGCCGCCGCGGCCAAACACACAGTCAGTTTGGCTGGTACAACCAGGCCATCACCGACCTCACCGCCGCACTCGAACTCAACCCCACCTACGGCTGGGCACTCGCCTCTCGAGGAGAGACACACCGGCAGCTAGGCCGGTACGACCAGGCCATCACCGACCTCACCGCCGCACTCGAACTCAACCCCACCGATGCCTGGGCACTGGGCTACCGCGGCCAAACACACCGGCAGGCCGACCGGTACGACCAGGCCGTCGCAGACTTCACCGCCGCACTCGAACTCAACCCCACCCTCGATTGGGTACTCGCGTCTCGAGGAGAGGCTCACCGGCAAGCAGGCTGGTACGACCAGGCCATCACCGACCTCACCGCCGCACTCGAACTCAACCCCACCTACGGCTGGGCACTCGCCTCTCAAGGAGAGGCTCACCGGCAAGCAGGCCGCTACGACCAGGCCATCACCGACCTCACCACCGCACTCGAACTCAACCCCACACTCGCCTCGGTACTCACATCTCGCGGACAGGCACACCGGCAAGCAGGCCACTACGGCCAAGCCCGGGAGGATCTAGAACGTGCTGTCGAAGCCAATGTTGGGCATCGCGGTTACGCGTTCGAGAAACTCATGCTTGACACAGTGGAGTCGGGGCTCGAAGGGTGTGCGGAGCGTTGGCACCAGCTGCTCGCCTCTCCGGTGAGTACGCCAGAAGAGGACGCCACCAGGTTCTTCGGACTGTTCCAGGTGCTACTCCTCGAACCGGAAAGCAGCGTGGTGGAAGCAACCCGATTGCTTCTCGCTGGTGGCCCGAACCACGACGCCACCGCAGACCTGCTGCGCTACCTGGATGAGCTCTCCGCTTTGGGTGACGAACTGGCCAACCGTGCACGGCAGTGCCGTCGGCTCATCGCGGAGCACACTCCGGGTTGA
- a CDS encoding MerR family transcriptional regulator — MTADDSFGRLDDDDYPAYTMGRAAEILGTTHGFLRAIGEARLITPLRSAGGHRRYSRYQLRIAARARELVDQGTPIESACRIVILEDQLEEAQRINAEYRRGTSKP, encoded by the coding sequence GTGACAGCAGACGACTCGTTCGGCCGACTCGACGACGACGACTACCCCGCCTACACCATGGGCCGGGCCGCCGAAATACTCGGCACCACCCACGGCTTCCTCCGAGCCATCGGCGAAGCCCGCCTCATCACCCCACTCCGCTCCGCAGGCGGCCACCGCCGCTACTCCCGCTACCAGCTGCGCATCGCGGCCCGTGCCCGGGAGCTCGTCGACCAGGGCACCCCGATCGAGTCGGCCTGCCGCATCGTCATCCTCGAGGACCAGCTCGAGGAAGCCCAGCGGATCAACGCCGAATACCGCCGCGGTACCTCGAAGCCGTAG
- a CDS encoding helicase associated domain-containing protein, with the protein MRTGLPWPLDWQRHHWVLADLADTEAGGSLPDIQPGVLFEGRSEKWLARQRKAHTWAQLSAVQQERLGGLGVTPDKPVPPR; encoded by the coding sequence ATGAGGACTGGACTGCCATGGCCGCTGGACTGGCAACGGCACCACTGGGTCCTCGCCGATCTCGCCGACACCGAGGCCGGCGGATCCCTCCCCGACATCCAACCCGGCGTGCTCTTCGAGGGACGATCTGAGAAGTGGTTGGCACGGCAGCGGAAGGCACACACCTGGGCGCAGCTGAGCGCCGTACAGCAGGAGCGGCTCGGCGGGCTCGGCGTGACACCCGACAAGCCTGTGCCGCCCCGGTGA
- a CDS encoding helicase — MKLGVFISNTRSRRDRLTQEHREVLAGLGVEWA, encoded by the coding sequence GTGAAGCTCGGTGTGTTCATCAGCAACACCAGGAGCCGACGCGACCGGCTCACCCAGGAACACCGCGAGGTCCTCGCCGGGCTCGGGGTGGAATGGGCGTGA
- a CDS encoding DUF6415 family natural product biosynthesis protein, translating to MPLDRAPYECLVAAVLSWADRVALTPHDFEQIALQLTGHARAVATDVRHHTDLLDEDTGPRALAEILLAEAQRRLSTPHQGTLHCVQNRARLIRALYERLDRLQTAPGNATT from the coding sequence TTGCCCCTGGATCGCGCCCCCTACGAGTGTTTGGTCGCCGCGGTCCTGTCCTGGGCCGACCGGGTCGCCCTCACCCCGCACGATTTCGAGCAGATCGCCCTGCAGCTGACCGGTCACGCCCGTGCCGTCGCCACCGACGTCCGCCACCACACCGATCTCCTGGACGAGGACACCGGCCCCCGAGCCCTGGCCGAGATCCTCCTCGCCGAAGCCCAACGCCGCCTGAGCACACCTCACCAGGGCACCCTGCACTGCGTGCAGAACCGGGCCCGCCTCATCCGCGCCCTCTACGAACGCCTCGACCGCCTCCAGACCGCCCCGGGCAACGCGACCACCTGA
- a CDS encoding IS1182 family transposase, whose amino-acid sequence MWVTCRELIPAGSVFAFLAEHRGRLFPAEMFADMYPSANGRPSMPPQILAAAITVQALHGLSDFETVQELRCDLRWKAACGLGLHDMAFDPSLLAYFRRRLARSTRPNRVFEAVREVVKATGVLRGRRRRALDSTVLDDAVATQDTVTQIIAAVRAVIREVPGAGPAAAVQCTAHDYTDPGKPRIAWNDARARAALVDALVTDALRLLGHLPEQQLGEKAANAVGILALVAGQDVEPAEDSDGRDGRWRITQGTAPGRMVSTVDPEARHVHKTRSHKQDGYKAHLAVEPETGLFTAVALTPGTGPEHHEAAVGLDLLAEEDEPVHAFGDTAYSTGDARQVLEQTGHRLFLKPAPLRAAVPGGFTLDDFAIDTAAATVTCPQGHTVPLSDPGGQHHQRKAAFKDLCTGCPLREKCTRAKAGRILTLRPHHDQQAAARHQAATDPHWQAAYRRWRPPVERAVAWIVRRGNRRLRYIGTIKNDTWLHTRAAALNLRRLINLGLTHTNGTWHLAPAGT is encoded by the coding sequence GTGTGGGTGACGTGCCGGGAGTTGATTCCGGCTGGGAGTGTGTTCGCGTTCCTGGCCGAGCACCGTGGCCGGCTGTTTCCCGCGGAGATGTTCGCCGACATGTATCCGTCGGCGAACGGGCGGCCCTCGATGCCGCCGCAGATCCTGGCCGCCGCGATCACGGTGCAGGCCTTGCACGGCCTGTCGGACTTCGAGACGGTCCAGGAATTACGCTGTGACCTGCGGTGGAAAGCCGCCTGCGGGCTCGGTCTGCACGACATGGCCTTCGACCCGTCCCTGCTGGCCTACTTCCGTCGACGGCTGGCCCGCTCCACGCGCCCGAACCGGGTCTTCGAAGCGGTCCGCGAGGTCGTCAAGGCCACCGGCGTCCTGAGGGGCAGGCGCCGCCGGGCACTGGACTCCACCGTCCTGGACGACGCGGTCGCCACCCAGGACACCGTCACCCAGATCATCGCCGCTGTCCGGGCGGTCATCCGGGAAGTCCCGGGAGCTGGCCCGGCCGCGGCCGTGCAGTGCACCGCGCACGACTACACCGACCCGGGCAAGCCCCGCATCGCCTGGAACGACGCCCGGGCCCGCGCCGCGCTGGTCGACGCCCTGGTCACGGATGCACTGCGGCTGCTGGGGCACCTGCCCGAGCAGCAGCTCGGCGAGAAGGCCGCGAACGCGGTGGGCATCCTGGCCCTGGTCGCCGGGCAGGATGTCGAACCGGCCGAGGACTCCGACGGCCGCGACGGGCGCTGGCGCATCACCCAGGGCACCGCCCCTGGCCGCATGGTCTCCACCGTCGATCCCGAAGCCCGGCACGTCCACAAGACCCGCTCCCACAAGCAGGACGGATACAAGGCCCACCTCGCCGTCGAGCCCGAGACCGGCCTGTTCACCGCCGTCGCCCTCACTCCCGGAACCGGGCCGGAGCACCACGAAGCCGCCGTCGGCCTGGACCTGCTCGCCGAGGAGGACGAGCCGGTTCACGCCTTCGGCGACACCGCCTACTCCACCGGTGACGCCCGCCAGGTGCTGGAGCAGACCGGACACCGGCTGTTCCTCAAACCCGCCCCGCTGCGGGCGGCCGTTCCCGGCGGTTTCACTCTCGACGACTTCGCCATCGACACCGCCGCGGCCACCGTGACCTGTCCCCAAGGACACACCGTCCCTCTGTCGGACCCGGGCGGGCAGCACCACCAGCGCAAAGCGGCTTTCAAAGACCTGTGCACCGGCTGCCCCCTGCGTGAGAAGTGCACCAGAGCCAAAGCGGGCAGGATCCTGACCCTCCGCCCCCACCACGACCAGCAGGCGGCCGCCCGCCACCAGGCCGCCACCGACCCCCATTGGCAAGCCGCCTACCGTCGCTGGCGACCACCGGTCGAACGGGCTGTCGCCTGGATCGTCCGCCGAGGCAACCGCAGACTCCGCTACATCGGCACCATCAAGAACGACACCTGGCTCCACACCCGAGCAGCCGCTCTCAACCTCCGCCGACTGATCAACCTCGGACTCACCCACACGAACGGCACCTGGCACCTCGCCCCAGCCGGCACATGA
- a CDS encoding dihydrofolate reductase family protein, with amino-acid sequence MGQLAVVNFVSLDGVMQSVLSADEDRDGGFDQGGWVLPYVDEAVERFMSEATAGAGALLLGRRTYEIFAATWPHADMNDPAVAAMNAVPKYVASNSVRDLRWANSILLGADLAEEVSGLKAASESETVVLGSGGLLGTLIEYDLVDEYRLLVFPLILGRGKQLFADGESPRRLTLTATQPTPSGVLINTYRRRAEG; translated from the coding sequence GTGGGACAGCTGGCCGTGGTCAACTTCGTCTCGTTGGACGGCGTTATGCAGTCGGTCCTCTCGGCCGACGAGGACCGGGATGGTGGGTTCGATCAAGGCGGCTGGGTGCTGCCCTATGTCGACGAGGCGGTGGAGCGATTCATGAGCGAGGCCACGGCTGGTGCCGGAGCCCTGCTCCTGGGCCGCAGAACGTACGAGATCTTCGCCGCCACATGGCCGCACGCCGACATGAACGACCCCGCGGTGGCCGCGATGAACGCGGTGCCCAAATACGTGGCTTCCAACTCGGTCAGGGATCTGCGTTGGGCGAACTCCATCCTTCTCGGCGCTGATCTGGCGGAAGAGGTCAGCGGTCTCAAGGCCGCATCCGAGAGCGAGACGGTGGTTCTGGGCAGCGGAGGGCTGCTCGGAACCCTGATCGAGTACGACCTCGTCGACGAGTACCGGCTGCTGGTCTTTCCTCTCATCCTGGGTAGGGGGAAGCAGCTCTTCGCTGATGGCGAGAGCCCTCGCCGCCTGACCCTTACCGCCACGCAGCCGACACCGTCCGGCGTATTGATCAACACCTACCGGCGCCGTGCTGAAGGTTGA
- a CDS encoding MFS transporter — MSGRGSVRFLDTRPLRGSRPFRDLWIGTCTSQLGGQIATVAVLAQVWDLTGSPVGTGAIGLATGLPMVLFGLLGGTLADTFDRRTVVRSTAVGSLLAAAGLCAQALSGNRSVVLLLALVAVGTSCSALGAPARRTFPVRLLPSDQVAAGLALMNVSFQAAMLAGPALAGLIIARWDIAAAYAAQAVTMTIAALSLIRLPAMPPDGAAAAGGKRRPERGSWRILRRPTLWGSMATDLSATLLAMPIALFPLVNDIRFGGNPQTLGLFLTAVAVGGITAGLLSGTVTRWSRGGLVQLSAAAVWGLALACFGLAGPLWLALACLAVAGAADTVSVITRGALVQLETPDAYRGRISSVEHVIGVAGPELGNFRGGLLASATSASFSFVFGGLSAILAIAAVAATNGPLRAYRTPAPTEKPTAPEVAKAAAG, encoded by the coding sequence ATGAGCGGGCGTGGCAGCGTCCGCTTCCTCGACACCCGCCCACTGCGCGGCAGCCGACCGTTTCGTGACCTGTGGATCGGTACCTGCACCTCTCAACTCGGCGGCCAGATAGCCACCGTGGCGGTGCTGGCCCAGGTCTGGGACCTGACCGGCAGCCCGGTGGGCACCGGTGCCATCGGGCTCGCCACCGGCCTGCCGATGGTGCTGTTCGGGCTGCTCGGCGGGACATTGGCCGACACCTTCGACCGTCGCACGGTGGTGCGGTCTACCGCCGTGGGCAGTCTGCTGGCCGCCGCAGGGCTGTGCGCCCAGGCCCTGTCGGGCAACCGCAGCGTGGTCCTCTTGCTCGCCCTGGTCGCCGTGGGGACGAGCTGCAGCGCTCTCGGCGCTCCCGCGCGGCGCACGTTCCCCGTCCGGCTGTTGCCGAGCGACCAGGTCGCGGCCGGCCTCGCGCTGATGAACGTCTCCTTCCAGGCGGCGATGCTTGCCGGACCCGCGCTGGCCGGGCTGATCATCGCCCGCTGGGATATAGCTGCCGCATACGCCGCCCAGGCCGTGACCATGACCATCGCGGCACTCTCGCTGATCCGCCTGCCCGCCATGCCACCTGATGGCGCCGCAGCGGCCGGGGGCAAGCGCCGTCCGGAGCGTGGCAGTTGGCGGATCCTGCGCCGCCCGACGCTGTGGGGCTCGATGGCCACCGACCTGTCCGCGACGCTCCTCGCCATGCCCATCGCGCTCTTCCCGCTGGTGAACGACATCCGCTTCGGCGGAAACCCGCAAACCCTCGGCCTGTTCCTCACGGCCGTCGCAGTCGGGGGAATCACGGCGGGACTACTCTCCGGCACGGTCACACGGTGGAGCCGTGGCGGCCTGGTCCAGCTGTCAGCAGCCGCCGTCTGGGGCCTGGCGCTGGCCTGTTTCGGCCTGGCGGGGCCGTTGTGGCTGGCGCTCGCGTGCCTGGCCGTTGCGGGCGCTGCCGACACCGTGTCCGTCATCACCCGAGGCGCCCTGGTCCAGTTGGAGACACCAGACGCGTACCGGGGACGGATCTCTTCGGTAGAACACGTCATCGGAGTCGCGGGCCCCGAACTCGGCAACTTTCGCGGCGGCCTATTGGCCTCGGCCACCTCAGCATCCTTCTCGTTCGTCTTCGGCGGACTGTCTGCCATCCTGGCGATCGCCGCCGTGGCCGCGACCAACGGCCCCCTGCGCGCCTACCGCACACCGGCTCCTACCGAGAAGCCGACTGCCCCTGAGGTCGCCAAAGCAGCAGCTGGATAG